In Leptotrichia buccalis C-1013-b, the genomic window TAAGTATAATTTGAATGAGAACAGCTATAAAAGAGATGAATTGAATACAGAAGAAATCTTAACCACATTAGATTCGCGGATAAATTCGACTGTTAAATTAAAGGAAGCAAAAAGTTTGGAAACCGCTGGAGATAATGCAGTTACTCAAGGAAGCTATAATTTGGCAAAAGTAAGCTATAAAAATGCGTCTGACATGTATTTGGAAAATGGGCGTGCTGATTATGTTTCACAAGTTGAAAAAAAGCTGGAAAATATAGCAGAGAAAGAAAAAACTGCATATAGTGGAGCAATGCTGGCAGAAAATAAGGGTGATTCCTTGGCACAAAGCAACATAAATTCATCAAGAGAAGCATATTATCAGGCACGACAAATGTATCAGGTATTAGGCGATACTGTGAAAGTCGGGGAAATTGACAATAAAATTCAGGAATTAAATTCGCAGCAAAATGCTGAACTGCAAACTGCAAATAACCTTGTTCAGGAAGGGCTTTCCCAAATAACAGCCAACAATCCTGCTCAAGCAATAAGCATTTTCACGCAGGCAAAAAATATTTATCGTAAAATGAAAGATGAAAATAATGCAAAAGCTGTGGAAAAATTCATAAATCAGGCACAGGAATTTATAAAGTTTGAAAGCCAGAATGCCGAAAAACTGAAACAGCAGGAAATAGAATATTCAGAACAGTTAAAACAGCAACAAATGCAAGCACAACAGGAATTATCAATAAAAGAAACGGAAATCAAGGCACAGCAGCAGGAAATGGAAAAGGAACGGGAAAGACGAGAAGAAATATCCAGAAAAATGGAAAATGCGATAAATCTGGAAATACAAGCTGATACGATGGTTATAAACGGAAATTACGAAGAAAGTATTTCAAAATATGAAAATGCTAAAAAAATACTTGAAGAAATTAATGAAACAGGAAATTTTGGAAATCAGATGGCTAAAATTGAAGATTTGAATAAAAAAATAGGAAAAAGTGAAGGATATTTATTAAAACAGAAGGGGGATGAAAATTTTAAAAATAAAAAGTGGAAGGAAGCTGTGGAAGAGTTTAAAGGTGCAAAGGATAATTTGCAAAAGAATGGGGCAAAAAAGGAAGAGATAGAGGAAATCGAAAAAAAATTGAAAAAGGCTGAAAAAAAAGCAAATAGGAAGTGGTGGCAATTTTGGAAAATCTTTTAGAAGAAATGGAGGTAAAATGGTAAAAAATATCAAACTGGACACTTATTTTTTTAAGGAATACGAGAAAATAGTTGAAAAAAATACATATTCTGCATATGTTCCGAATGGAAATAAGGGGATTTGGAGTATAGCTAGCTATAATGAAGGTAAAAAAAAGAAGAATAGTAATTTTGAAAAAATAAATTTAGCACAGATTGGAGTGCGGAAAACTATTGAGAAATATTTTGAAAATAATGATTTTTCAATTGAAAATATGGAAAAAATAATGAAAAATTCTAGTAAAAAAGTTATTTTTGAGAAAATGAATTTAGAAAAAAATATTGAAAATTTAGAAAGAATTGAATCTGAAAGTTTATATTCTCAGTTAAATATTATGATTGATAAAGATAATATAATTGTTGGAAATTCAGGAAAAACAGCGTTTATTTTATATCGTGGAAATAAAATTTTTGGAAAAATAAGTGAGGAAGAAATAAAAAATATAAAATTAGAGAAAAATGATTATTTACTGGCTGGGAGTCCTGAGTTTTGGGAGGTTATTGATGAAAATGAACTTACGGAGATTCATATTGATAAGAAAAGTAAGGAGAATATTGAAAAAAATTTAAGTGAAAAAGTAAAAAAATTTGAGAAGAAAATAAATAAAGTTATTCCATTTTTTTCGATTTTTGTCGAAGAGATTGAGAATATTGAAGAAAATAATTTGGAAGATATTGAAAATCGTAAGGGTAATAATCATGAAAAAATATTCTCAAAATATTTGTTTTTAGCTATAGTATTTATTTTTATGTTTGTTTCAGTTGGAAAAAATATTCAGAAAAATCATTTGAAAAGTTCAAAAAATCCTGTTATTAAAAACAAGGTTTCTAATAAAAATTTTACAATAAATAATTTTATTAAAAGCAATCTGAGCATTGTAAAGAAAGTAAAAAATGATGATTTTGAAAAGGTAAAAATTAAGTTTGGAAACGATTTTTTTGAGAATGAAGAAATAAAAAAGGAAACTAAAATAGAAAAAGAGAAAAAAGAAAAAACTAAATTTAAAAATAATTTCAAAAGAAATATTGAAAATATGATAATTTCTAAAAATAAAAATGTGGACAACAAAATGGAGAAACAATATAAAAGTGTGAAAAAATCGAAATATAAGCGAATTAGAAATAAAAATTTATATGTGGAAAATAAAAATTTTAAAGATGAAAAAAATAATAAAATTTCAGAATTGGAAAAAGAAATCGAAAAAAACTGGGAAATTCTTGGAAGAGATAGAAATGGGAATGTTTTAGGATAGAAATTAAATTTTTAGTTTTTTTAGATATATTTGAATATTCGAATGTTTAATTGTAAAAAATTAAACGAGTCCAAAGTTTGAGTAGAATTTTCATAACTTTTGGATTTTGTTTTAAAGCGGTATCGCTATAATATTATTAAAAATTACTGTATAAAAAGGAAAAAAATAAAATGAATTTTTTATCAAAAGGAACCAGACTTAAAAAAAAATATAAAATTATAAATTATGTAGCAAAGAGCAAACTTTCAAATATTTATTTGGCGAAAAATGAAAAAAATGAGAAAGTAATTATTAAGGAATGTTTTCCAGAAGAAATTGTTATTCGGAATGGGAGATATGTTTTTACTAATAAATATAAAAAAGACTTTGAAAACTTTAAGAAAAATTTTTTTAAAGAGAAATGTATTTTGGAAAGATTTTTGAAAAAATCTAAAAAGCGAAAAACGAAAAATGAAAGTGGAATTGTAAAAATTGTTGATTTTTTTAGTGAAAATGACACAAATTATATTGTTACAGAATATTTTTGCGGAATTACTTTGAAAAAATATATTTTGGAAAATAGAATTGGAAAAAAAGGGCTGGAAGTAAATGAGATTTTGAAAATATTTTTTAAAATTGCAGATTTAGTTTGCCAAATTCATAAAAAAAATATTATTCATTGTGATTTAAAGCCTTCAAATATTTTGATTAATGTTAGGGGAAATATAAAGATTATTGATCTTGGAACTAGTGTGGAAAAAGGTGGAAAAATTGAATTTATAAAGGTTTCGGAAGGATATTCGCCGATTGAAATTTATTCTGAAAAAATAAAGATTGATGAAAGAAGTGATGTTTACTCGCTAATGGCAATTTTGTACTTTATGTTCTGTGGAAAAAAAGTGGATGGAGTAATTGAGAGATTTTATAAGCCAGAATTGGAATTTGAGCGGGAAGTTATTTTGGGATTTGAAAAGATTGAAAAATTTAAGAAAATGGAAGAAGTTATAAAAAAGGGGCTTGAGTATGAAAGGGAAAAAAGATTTGGGAGCGTTAAGGAAATGGTGGAAGAAATAAAAAAATTTGAGCCAAAAGTTTTGAAAAATTGTAAATGAAAGGGAAAAAGTTAAAAATGAAACTGTTTTATGAGGAAGAATTAAGAAAGAAATCCTATTATGAAATGTATCAGATTGCGATTGAGGAAAATTTGGTAAATGTTCATCTGGAAACTCCTACAAGGGAGGAATTAATTGCTCTTCTGATGAAATATAGGGGAGTCAAGGAAAATTACTGCATAGATGAATACAATAAAAATGGACTTGCGAACGTTCAGCATTTATTTGACAGTAAACTTGGGGAAAGGATTCATAATGAGAATAAAATAAAAGTTCCACATAAAATTATTTTGTATAAGGAACTTGACTTGATGAAGGAAGATAACTATAAAATCGAAATTCCTGAAAACGTAAGCAGTGCAAATGTTTTTCTTATAAATGCAAATAATTATCTATGTGGAATTTTCCAGCTGGAAAAGGATTTAAAAAGTAGAAATAAATATTTTTTAATAAGCAGGAAAAAATTTTTTAGAGTTGAAAAATTGAGAAATAATAAATTTTCATTTTTGTTTTTTAAAGAAAGTGATTTAAAATTTATTCATAAATTCTATAATTTAAAGGAAGATGAATTGGAACCGCTTTATCCGTACCAAATGGATTATTACAAAGTTGAAATTGAAAATTTTATTGTAAGAAATCTAGAAATGACAAATACTCCGCTTTGTATTGATTTTGGAACTGTAAATACCGCTGTAGGAGCATACTTAGATAAAAATTACGTGAAAGAGCTGCCAACTAATGATATTTTAAATGGAAATGTTGTGATTGATGCGATAAATTATGTGAAATTTGATGATGGAGAAAGACATTACCGTGAGATTTTTCCAACACTTGTTTATGTGGATGATTGCAGCGATTCTAAAAATATAAAATATTCGTTTGGTTATGATGTTTTGAGAAAATTGGAAAAAAATGACTATATTGTCAATGGTTCGATTTTTTATAGCTTAAAAAGGTGGGTTCATGAACATAATAAACTTGAGAAAATTAATGATGAATTTGGAAATATTTTGTATGTGAAAAGGAAGGATATAATAAAGGCGTATTTGAAATATGTTGTAAATCGTGCGGAATATATGTTCAAATGTAAATTTAAAAAGATTCACGCTTCCAGTCCTGTAAAATTGAAGGAACAGTTTTTGACAATGTTTCAGGAAATTTTTACAGTGGAAAATAATTACAGGAGAAAAAATTCTAAAAATAAGGAAAATTTTGAAAAAGAAATTAACGAAAGTAATAAATTCTCCAATGAAAGACATTATGAATATGAAATTATTCGTGAAAATGCAATGGATGAAGCAATCGCAGTGCTTTACAATACGATTGAAATACAGATAAAAAAGGGAAGATATAAGGAAAATGAGGAATATAGCGCATTAATTATTGACTGTGGCGGTGGAACTACAGACTTAGCGGCTTGTAAATATGTAATTAATAGAGACAGGATTTCATATTATCTGGATATAAGGACAAGTTTTGAAAATGGAGATGAAAATTTTGGCGGGAATGATTTGACTTATAGAATTATGCAGTTTTT contains:
- a CDS encoding PP2C family protein-serine/threonine phosphatase, which translates into the protein MRKDEAKFITKFLSEAGTKAENSDFFGYVLLDNYAIWVVADGFDEENGAKIAAKIAVESVIEYFMLRPRFNYEVIKEMMNYANLKVKEKQEETQKYSLMHTSLLIIISNYNSILYGNIGNTRFYHIRGGYIVSQSSDDTIAQLLVEEKALNTSDMRFHRQRNDLLQAIGDFGKIKPNIIKEPIELLEKDIFCMTTVGFWENIDDYDMENDLSRFEDKKQWLNSLEKRILASLRENIENYTIAGVEIQAVASKEPMEKDKAKIIKKIALGVLIAVVIILFIVIWNVKRRNNILQAATQYEKLADEEVIRKNFNNSIDNLKLEIGEYEKLKPKSRGVIGFLTNAENKRMEADKKIKEISKKIDETEKLKRAFSDINEGNEMFNSGNYDEANVKYQQAKYNLNENSYKRDELNTEEILTTLDSRINSTVKLKEAKSLETAGDNAVTQGSYNLAKVSYKNASDMYLENGRADYVSQVEKKLENIAEKEKTAYSGAMLAENKGDSLAQSNINSSREAYYQARQMYQVLGDTVKVGEIDNKIQELNSQQNAELQTANNLVQEGLSQITANNPAQAISIFTQAKNIYRKMKDENNAKAVEKFINQAQEFIKFESQNAEKLKQQEIEYSEQLKQQQMQAQQELSIKETEIKAQQQEMEKERERREEISRKMENAINLEIQADTMVINGNYEESISKYENAKKILEEINETGNFGNQMAKIEDLNKKIGKSEGYLLKQKGDENFKNKKWKEAVEEFKGAKDNLQKNGAKKEEIEEIEKKLKKAEKKANRKWWQFWKIF
- a CDS encoding serine/threonine-protein kinase — translated: MNFLSKGTRLKKKYKIINYVAKSKLSNIYLAKNEKNEKVIIKECFPEEIVIRNGRYVFTNKYKKDFENFKKNFFKEKCILERFLKKSKKRKTKNESGIVKIVDFFSENDTNYIVTEYFCGITLKKYILENRIGKKGLEVNEILKIFFKIADLVCQIHKKNIIHCDLKPSNILINVRGNIKIIDLGTSVEKGGKIEFIKVSEGYSPIEIYSEKIKIDERSDVYSLMAILYFMFCGKKVDGVIERFYKPELEFEREVILGFEKIEKFKKMEEVIKKGLEYEREKRFGSVKEMVEEIKKFEPKVLKNCK
- a CDS encoding molecular chaperone is translated as MKLFYEEELRKKSYYEMYQIAIEENLVNVHLETPTREELIALLMKYRGVKENYCIDEYNKNGLANVQHLFDSKLGERIHNENKIKVPHKIILYKELDLMKEDNYKIEIPENVSSANVFLINANNYLCGIFQLEKDLKSRNKYFLISRKKFFRVEKLRNNKFSFLFFKESDLKFIHKFYNLKEDELEPLYPYQMDYYKVEIENFIVRNLEMTNTPLCIDFGTVNTAVGAYLDKNYVKELPTNDILNGNVVIDAINYVKFDDGERHYREIFPTLVYVDDCSDSKNIKYSFGYDVLRKLEKNDYIVNGSIFYSLKRWVHEHNKLEKINDEFGNILYVKRKDIIKAYLKYVVNRAEYMFKCKFKKIHASSPVKLKEQFLTMFQEIFTVENNYRRKNSKNKENFEKEINESNKFSNERHYEYEIIRENAMDEAIAVLYNTIEIQIKKGRYKENEEYSALIIDCGGGTTDLAACKYVINRDRISYYLDIRTSFENGDENFGGNDLTYRIMQFLKIVLGAKYSKNQIISINDLIKYDNDMIYKVIDDGGVEKIFEKMNLEYEKYENIIPTKYSHFENKMSEEYRKIRNNFYMLWEAAENLKKEFFTSDGRLRTRFDIPRNYEKRNDIHITQLKSWKIHTYENRIFHTITDYPKNIFTIKEIEKIVKADIYGMLRKFLNTYYKEGLLFEYSLIKLSGQSTKISTFQEVLKEFVPGKMIEYKELSHRDDYELKLNCLDGAIKYLDYKRFGHMDVEIVNEVPLVPYSVWVEKYDGEKVEMIQTSRKADILIGQIDKKISAEELKIYVYNAEGELKKEMIYKNEDDYEEMDAEEILPEFTNIISQNDTDTIQNNTVRFFVYTDLNNWGFFIVPIQRKADQLYLGRKEYFPYEDNLSENSYFDGNH